In Necator americanus strain Aroian chromosome IV, whole genome shotgun sequence, the following proteins share a genomic window:
- a CDS encoding hypothetical protein (NECATOR_CHRIV.G15437.T1) — protein MSSDGGVDDVPPSGNLDPELVSQCYYHGWLPREELPYLLQQDGDFLVRISEADSRGTRLEMVLSALHDPEGRYTHRSPVEEEAIVNLIIQSVQDKYYVDSIKLFNKVNDLINYFTKHPISVRDLELRIRRAVGLATWEFQAEDIQLKGYIAKSGCIQVRKGSFKRDGSSKDAAITMIRGRSPYAKQTTHELMRQCRMLRKLHHPCVVEFYGVCLVSYPCCFLLEYVSEGPLNEYLKKDKDFFKPDELLQMVMSVGWGLDYIHSNGIIHRDLCARNCFYDKQLVKISGFGLARKTSTYTMKSLKKLSVHCMAPEAVKEFRFTQKSDIYSYGILIYEIFSQNESYHGSSNQEAKSLILEGKLNEFPSRTPKRLAEYVRHKLWNVNPEERPSMERVMLWLSKYTGIKLQISTLGVITVQQNFAAPVLEDVDYKGPQEDAASHDKYQSLERNVPEARRSAITHKHQYLKLTRDVKEAAPIPIPSQEVKRANPSGATVQLSKAASSKVVQADYENLEQINKAVASNTLFQNAVQAEYENIGALLQQDPQKIRTPQLLSPEAAADFSASNIPASKLQFTKLTTAQAAFQPQSLEPLQIPHQQTLKKVVTAQIFQQQPHASPNPAQETSTGFVGTQQFHAQISRNRSTIPAQGIPLKSFIKQTLQPQIPKASPITAQGAPTRLVNAQTMQQQVLQTSSLPTTPLTPNTLQAQLPSASPISGQGTPGIPAKAHTNQPSQPQFPGFSPVSARRTPTRPITAHVPIFQAQIPGAIPMGSPAVLAFQPQMPDTLPVPVQTTTDAAQPGVVPISAQRAPTSPITTHAPTFQAQIPRSSAVPAQGTATKPVTVQAFQPQVPKISPILAPRTLRTPTKLVTPQVFQQKSPPTPNLTNKISTALISTKVPGIPEGVVSSEIPLARTPLSPVTPPPIGPPWSSGLR, from the exons ATGTCCAGTGACGGTGGCGTCGATGATGTTCCCCCTTCTGGCAAC CTTGATCCAGAACTTGTGTCACAATGCTATTATCATGGTTGGCTACCCAGAGAAGAATTGCCATATCTACTACAACAGGACGGCGACTTCCTTGTCAGAATCAGCGAG GCGGACTCGAGAGGGACAAGATTGGAAATGGTTCTATCCGCATTACATGATCCAGAAGGGCGATACACACACAGGAGTCCTGTAGAAGAGGAGGCT ATAGTTAATTTAATCATACAAAGTGTACAAGACAAATATTACGTGGATAGTATCAAGTTATTTAATAAAGTGAAcgatttaattaattactttACAAAGCATCCAATTTCTGTTCGAGAT TTAGAATTGAGGATTCGTAGAGCTGTTGGTCTTGCAACATGGGAGTTCCAAGCCGAAGATATACAACTCAAAGGGTATATAGCTAAATCTGGTTGCATTCAAGTACGAAAGGGTTCATTCAAGCGAGATGGATCGTCTAAAGATGCTGCTATAACCATG ATACGTGGAAGATCACCGTATGCAAAGCAGACAACACATGAGTTGATGCGACAATGTCGTATGCTACGAAAACTTCATCATCCCTGTGTTGTCGAATTCTATGGCGTATGTCTGGTATCATATCCTTGCTGCTTTTTATTGGAATATGTCTCGG AAGGCCCATTGAACGAGTACTTGAAGAAAGATAAAGACTTTTTTAAACCAGATGAACTGTTACAAATGGTGATGAGCGTTGGATGGGGGCTGGACTATATCCACTCGAATGGAATTATTCATCGCGACTTATGCGCAAGAAATTGTTTCTACGACAAGCAGCTG GTAAAAATAAGTGGGTTTGGTCTTGCGCGGAAGACAtcgacctatacaatgaagtCTCTAAAGAAATTGTCAGTGCACTGCATGGCACCAGAAGCAGTAAAAGAATTTCGATTCACACAGAAATCAGATATCTACTCATATGGT ATACTTATATATGAGATATTCTCTCAAAACGAGTCCTACCACGGAAGTTCCAATCAGGAAGCCAAATCTCTG ATATTGGAAGGAAAATTGAACGAATTCCCATCCAGAACGCCAAAGAGATTAGCCGAGTATGTAAGGCACAAATTGTGGAATGTTAATCCCGAAGAGCGACCATCCATGGAAAGA GTTATGCTGTGGTTGTCGAAGTATACGGGGATTAAACTGCAAATAAGTACACTCGGAGTG ATCACAGTTCAGCAGAACTTTGCTGCTCCCGTTCTGGAGGATGTAGATTACAAAGGACCACAAGAAGATGCTGCTTCACACGATAAATACCAGTCGCTAGAACGAAACGTTCCTGAAGCAAGGAGAAGTGCAATAACACACAAACATCAGTATCTGAAACTTACTCGTGATGTTAAAGAAGCGGCACCCATTCCAATTCCAAGTCAAGAAGTAAAAAGAGCAAACCCAAGCGGGGCTACAGTACAACTGAGTAAGGCTGCTTCTTCAAAAGTCGTCCAGGCAGACTACGAGAACttagaacaaataaacaaagctGTCGCTTCGAACACACttttccagaatgctgttcaAGCAGAATATGAGAACATAGGAGCATTATTGCAGCAGGATCCTCAAAAAATACGAACGCCGCAACTTTTGTCGCCCGAAGCAGCTGCAGATTTCTCGGCATCAAATATCCCGGCAAGTAAACTTCAATTCACGAAACTTACCACAGCACAAGCAGCATTCCAACCGCAGTCCCTAGAACCCCTGCAGATTCCACATCAGCAAACACTAAAGAAAGTCGTCACTGCTCAGATATTCCAACAACAGCCTCATGCTTCACCTAATCCTGCTCAGGAAACCTCTACAGGATTTGTCGGCACACAACAGTTCCATGCACAGATTTCAAGGAACAGATCAACAATTCCAGCGCAAGGAATTCCTTTAAAATCCTTCATTAAACAAACACTCCAGCCACAAATACCGAAGGCTTCACCAATTACAGCACAAGGAGCCCCTACAAGACTCGTCAATGCCCAAACGATGCAGCAGCAAGTTCTGCAGACATCAAGCCTTCCTACAACACCTCTCACACCGAACACATTACAAGCCCAATTACCGAGTGCATCACCTATTTCTGGGCAGGGAACTCCAGGAATCCCTGCGAAAGCTCACACTAACCAACCTTCTCAACCACAATTTCCCGGTTTTTCGCCAGTTTCCGCTCGAAGAACCCCTACAAGGCCTATCACTGCACATGTACCAATATTCCAAGCACAAATTCCAGGAGCAATTCCAATGGGATCTCCTGCTGTACTAGCGTTTCAACCACAAATGCCAGATACTTTGCCCGTTCCTGTTCAAACAACAACCGATGCAGCACAGCCAGGAGTTGTGCCAATTTCCGCTCAAAGAGCCCCTACAAGTCCTATTACTACACATGCACCAACATTCCAAGCACAAATTCCTAGATCTTCAGCAGTTCCTGCGCAAGGAACCGCGACAAAACCTGTCACGGTGCAAGCATTCCAACCACAAGTACCAAAAATTTCACCCATTCTTGCACCACGAACACTGAGGACTCCCACGAAGCTTGTCACCCCACAggtttttcaacaaaaatcacCACCAACTCCTAACCTGACAAACAAAATATCGACTGCATTAATTTCTACAAAG GTCCCAGGAATCCCTGAAGGCGTAGTCTCATCTGAAATTCCTCTTGCCAGAACACCACTTTCTCCGGTGACACCGCCGCCCATAGGACCACCTTGGTCAAGTGGATtaag GTAG